Proteins encoded by one window of Danaus plexippus chromosome Z, MEX_DaPlex, whole genome shotgun sequence:
- the LOC116778050 gene encoding elongator complex protein 5: MALFKIKSAFTVLIEDDINKNILPLLIELLENTDGMVQVTCYEQPLSVWQTILQDKSIKCLKGFDNEPVAKSICVIDSLNQMVLDLGWSASLNNIKSLQTNSNVTKLILILHRDCLIPNSKIETHLHHISNAVISFDEVMANKIWVQVKKSGKIFKSEEIMSYDAPTSTFKLSPVLKEDNLKVTQSEKVSPGSLTTFKIETDQIQQLEKNKLKLPYMNKINEGKGKVFYEPDVVDDWDDEDPDEDLDI; the protein is encoded by the coding sequence ATggcattgtttaaaataaaaagtgccTTTACAGTATTGATAGAAGatgatatcaataaaaacatattgccGTTGTTAATAGAGTTGCTAGAAAATACAGATGGCATGGTGCAAGTTACATGTTATGAGCAGCCATTATCAGTCTGGCAAACTATTTTACAAGACAAAAGTATCAAATGCCTAAAAGGATTTGACAATGAACCCGTTGCGAAGAGTATATGTGTTATAGACTCATTAAACCAAATGGTGCTAGATCTGGGCTGGAGTgcaagtttaaataatattaaaagtcttCAGACAAAttcaaatgtaacaaaattaatcttaatattacacAGAGATTGCCTGATTCCTAACTCCAAAATAGAAACACATCTCCATCATATATCAAATGCTGTAATATCATTTGATGAAGTAATGGCAAATAAAATTTGGGTTCAAGTGAAAAAGAgtggtaaaatatttaaaagtgaagAAATCATGTCATATGATGCTCCAACTTCAACATTTAAGTTGTCTCCTGTATTGAAAGAGGATAATCTAAAAGTCACTCAATCTGAAAAAGTTTCACCGGGGAGTCTGACAACATTCAAAATAGAGACGGATCAAATACAACAATTggagaaaaacaaattaaaactgccatacatgaataaaattaatgaaggcAAGGGTAAAGTTTTTTATGAACCCGATGTTGTCGATGATTGGGATGATGAAGACCCAGATGAGGATTtagatatatga
- the LOC116777406 gene encoding NAD-dependent protein deacylase Sirt4 yields MFKRIIKNRIFVRHTAFVPAYKAPVQEDFDKLREFLIKNKQLLVLTGAGISTESGIPDYRSEEVGLYARSNHKPIQYQEFVKYPRVRQRYWARNFVGWPRFSAIKPNATHHVIRDLEKIGKVSSVVTQNVDRLHHKAGSTNVIELHGSGYIVKCLNCPYEIDRFKLQDILMKNNPSMKSSFDMIRPDGDVELSKEQVESFRTPLCPECEGPLKPDIVFFGDNVPKQRVEQVRNEVSCSDAVFVLGSSLTVYSSYRIILQAKEEGKEVAILNIGPTRADDMADLKVSTKCGDILVDVCKTIM; encoded by the exons atgtttaaacgaatcattaaaaacagaatatttgTTCGACACACTGCTTTTGTACCAGCTTATAAAGCTCCCGTCCAAGAAGATTTTGATAAGCTAAGAgaatttctcataaaaaataaacaacttctTGTTCTTACTGGAGCTGGTATATCTACAGAGTCAG gcATACCAGACTACAGATCTGAGGAAGTAGGATTGTATGCCCGCAGTAATCATAAACCAATTCAATACCAAGAGTTTGTAAAATATCCAAGAGTCAGACAGAGGTATTGGGCAAGAAATTTTGTAGGCTGGCCTAGATTTAGTGCTATAAAGCCTAATGCAACACATCATGTTATTAGAGACCTTGAAAAG ataggAAAAGTATCTTCAGTGGTTACACAGAATGTCGATAGACTTCACCATAAAGCGGGTTCAACGAATGTTATTGAACTCCATGGCTCAGGTTATATtgtgaaatgtttaaattgtcCATATGAAATAGATCGTTTTAAGTTGCaagatatattaatgaaaaacaatccTAGTATGAAAAGCAGCTTTGATATGATAAGGCCAGATGGGGATGTGGAGCTATCTAAA GAACAAGTGGAAAGTTTCAGAACTCCTCTTTGTCCGGAATGTGAAGGTCCTTTAAAACCTGACATAGTATTCTTTGGAGATAACGTACCAAAGCAAAGAGTGGAACAAGTTAGGAATGAAGTTAGTTGTAGTGATGCTGTATTTGTTCTTGGCTCCAGTTTAACTGTCTATTCAAGTTATAGGATAATTCTCCAGGCCAAAGAAGAAGGGAAAGAAGTagccattttaaatataggtcCTACAAGAGCAGATGATATGGCTGATCTTAAAGTTTCAACCAAGTGTGGTGACATTCTAGTAGATGTATGCAAAACAATTATGTGA